In one Nostoc sp. KVJ3 genomic region, the following are encoded:
- a CDS encoding CHAD domain-containing protein, translated as MKLATQHTVKTLGDYAYQAIQKHVKKTFKWEKSVKKDEDPEALHQMRVGMRRLRTAVTRFGLAVDLPKSISDKNIGKIARRLGNLRDLDVLKESLENNYKPNLPRKEQESLHTAFTALAKQREDVLSSVQKTLKDESYKSLKEALDKWLDKPNYQPFASVIIQQVLPDLLLPEVSKFLLHPGWLIGTQLVESDVKVQKNWKPEDIEKQLAKEGENLHSLRKEAKRIRYQMELFTDLYGESYAAYITEVKNIQEILGTMQDSAVLTDWLANVFKSEIQTELPTLATLLTENRYQSWQQWQLLQERYLKAETRHSFHLTILHPLSGVIN; from the coding sequence ATGAAATTAGCCACACAACATACGGTAAAAACTCTAGGGGACTACGCCTACCAAGCGATTCAAAAACACGTTAAAAAAACCTTCAAATGGGAAAAATCAGTAAAGAAAGATGAAGATCCAGAAGCGTTGCACCAAATGCGAGTGGGAATGCGTCGCTTACGCACGGCTGTAACCAGGTTTGGCCTAGCAGTGGATCTACCAAAATCAATAAGCGATAAGAATATTGGTAAAATAGCCCGTCGTCTTGGTAATCTGCGAGATTTAGACGTACTCAAAGAGAGTTTGGAAAACAATTACAAACCAAATTTACCTCGCAAAGAGCAGGAATCTCTACATACAGCTTTCACCGCTTTAGCAAAACAACGTGAAGATGTACTATCGAGTGTGCAGAAAACGTTAAAAGATGAATCTTACAAATCCTTAAAAGAGGCATTGGATAAGTGGTTAGATAAACCCAATTATCAACCTTTTGCATCTGTTATTATTCAGCAAGTGCTACCAGATTTACTTTTGCCAGAAGTGAGTAAATTCTTACTACATCCAGGTTGGCTAATTGGCACTCAACTTGTGGAATCAGATGTAAAAGTCCAGAAAAACTGGAAGCCGGAAGATATAGAAAAACAATTGGCAAAAGAAGGTGAAAATCTTCATAGTTTGCGAAAAGAAGCTAAACGTATCCGCTACCAAATGGAGTTATTTACTGACTTATATGGTGAGTCTTATGCAGCTTATATTACAGAAGTGAAAAATATCCAAGAAATTTTGGGTACGATGCAAGATAGTGCAGTATTAACTGACTGGCTGGCAAATGTATTCAAATCAGAAATTCAGACAGAGTTACCCACCCTTGCTACTTTGTTAACTGAAAATCGTTACCAGTCGTGGCAGCAGTGGCAACTCTTGCAAGAACGGTATCTGAAAGCAGAAACCAGGCATAGCTTTCATTTAACAATACTGCATCCGCTTTCAGGAGTAATAAATTAA
- a CDS encoding actin-binding WH2 domain-containing protein, with translation MERKSSGIKYFAVLIAFLRDRPGFLEEVRQGTRLPNKIISLLVCSSLFLAAYGGIIGAYHSWMQALSSAIKLPALYLITLLICIPTLFFANIIFGSKRTFAQHLALVLTAVSITSVLLFSFAPITLFFLITTNNYQFLILLNVFIFALTGFIGVSSLYQATSLVLEQDDEGSNTRQKIVQFWLFLYAFVGSQLGWTLRPFFGTPDSVFQLFREREGNFYLSVIQAIGYLFGIRH, from the coding sequence ATGGAACGGAAATCATCAGGAATCAAATACTTTGCAGTGCTGATTGCATTCCTGCGCGATCGCCCCGGTTTTCTAGAGGAAGTTCGCCAAGGTACGAGATTACCAAATAAAATCATTTCTCTGCTGGTTTGCAGTTCGTTATTTCTCGCTGCTTATGGCGGAATAATTGGTGCATATCATAGCTGGATGCAAGCTTTGTCTTCGGCTATTAAACTTCCAGCCCTTTATTTAATCACACTGCTGATTTGTATCCCGACGTTGTTCTTTGCTAATATTATTTTTGGTTCCAAGCGGACTTTTGCACAGCATTTAGCATTAGTATTAACTGCTGTTTCAATTACGAGCGTACTTTTGTTTAGTTTTGCACCAATCACCCTATTTTTCTTGATTACCACCAATAATTACCAATTTTTAATTTTGTTAAATGTATTCATCTTTGCGTTAACAGGATTTATTGGTGTTTCGTCTTTATATCAGGCTACGAGTTTAGTTTTAGAACAAGATGATGAAGGTAGCAATACACGCCAGAAAATTGTCCAATTTTGGCTATTTCTTTATGCTTTTGTAGGCAGTCAGTTAGGATGGACTCTCAGACCGTTTTTTGGTACACCTGATTCTGTATTTCAACTATTCCGCGAAAGAGAAGGCAATTTCTATCTGAGCGTTATTCAAGCTATTGGCTATCTTTTTGGAATCCGTCATTAG
- a CDS encoding actin-binding WH2 domain-containing protein: protein MLDKKNRGIQQFGVLVNLLRDRQSFLEEIRQGVRLQNKISSLFVSSSIFFALYGAIIGASHSWAQALSGAIKLPAFYLLTLIICFPTLFFFNVLFGSRSSIQQHFVVLLTSVSVISVLLFSLAPVTLFFLITTPDSYQFFKLLNVLIFGITGIFGVKFLYEGMQLLSQQDEVGKKTRTTILRSWLLLYAFVGMQLGWFLRPFFGAPDSKFELFRAVKGNFYLDIVAAISEILGLR, encoded by the coding sequence ATGCTTGATAAGAAGAATCGCGGAATTCAACAATTTGGTGTTTTGGTTAATTTATTGCGCGATCGCCAGTCTTTTTTAGAAGAAATTCGTCAGGGAGTGCGATTACAAAATAAAATCAGTTCTTTGTTCGTATCTAGTTCGATCTTTTTTGCCCTTTATGGTGCAATAATCGGTGCATCCCATAGTTGGGCACAGGCTTTATCTGGTGCTATTAAACTCCCGGCATTTTATTTATTAACATTAATTATTTGTTTCCCGACTTTATTCTTTTTTAATGTCTTGTTTGGTTCCCGAAGTAGTATTCAACAACATTTCGTTGTGTTACTCACATCTGTATCGGTAATTAGCGTACTTTTATTTAGTTTGGCCCCAGTTACGTTATTTTTTCTGATCACTACACCCGATTCTTACCAATTTTTCAAACTGTTGAATGTGTTAATTTTTGGCATTACAGGCATCTTTGGCGTTAAATTTCTTTATGAAGGAATGCAATTACTTTCTCAACAAGATGAAGTTGGCAAAAAAACTCGTACTACTATTTTAAGATCCTGGTTATTGCTTTATGCCTTTGTTGGTATGCAATTAGGATGGTTTCTCAGACCCTTTTTTGGTGCGCCTGACTCTAAATTTGAATTATTTCGCGCAGTGAAAGGCAACTTTTATCTGGATATTGTCGCGGCGATTTCGGAAATTTTGGGTTTGCGTTAA
- a CDS encoding chromophore lyase CpcT/CpeT → MHLLKVSILTVLITTFSSVQQSRADTIAPPIKTQVHEVAQWFTGLFDNAQQVANSPDVPLITMSNCSVQLDDINPVADTQNVYLEQESPGFERLRLYSFSEGNSAVNLSISSFLNENAVRGLCNHSQSTRTVSINNVEKNTCNLQLFSEANSYIGNNAPNGCITTDGFKVVSDVTIEQSSIDSLDKIFDSKGNLLIATPIEFRRVDSVPEPSFTLGLLTLGIWSTKKAISDNLKQRSQKNKTSVKG, encoded by the coding sequence ATGCATTTACTCAAAGTATCCATTTTGACAGTATTAATAACAACATTTTCATCTGTCCAACAAAGCCGTGCTGACACCATTGCGCCACCAATTAAGACACAGGTTCACGAAGTAGCACAGTGGTTCACTGGTTTGTTTGATAATGCCCAACAGGTTGCTAATAGCCCTGATGTGCCATTAATTACTATGTCGAATTGTAGTGTGCAACTGGATGATATTAATCCTGTAGCTGACACACAGAACGTTTATCTAGAACAAGAAAGTCCAGGTTTTGAACGCCTACGACTTTATTCTTTCAGTGAAGGAAATTCGGCTGTTAATCTAAGTATTAGCAGCTTTTTGAATGAAAATGCTGTACGCGGATTATGTAATCATTCTCAGTCTACGCGAACTGTTAGTATTAACAATGTTGAGAAGAACACCTGTAATCTCCAATTATTTTCGGAGGCGAACAGCTACATAGGGAATAACGCTCCCAATGGCTGTATCACAACTGATGGCTTTAAAGTGGTTTCTGATGTAACTATTGAGCAGAGTAGCATCGACTCGCTAGACAAGATTTTTGATTCTAAAGGTAATTTACTTATAGCCACACCCATCGAATTCCGTCGAGTGGACTCTGTTCCAGAACCATCTTTCACATTAGGGTTGCTAACTTTGGGTATTTGGAGTACAAAAAAGGCAATTTCAGATAATCTGAAACAGAGATCACAAAAGAATAAAACCTCTGTTAAAGGTTAG
- a CDS encoding NIL domain-containing protein produces MKKRVTLTFPKRAVQVPVTYVLAKEFNVAANIIRAQVAPNQIGKLVVELAGDIDQLDAAIEWMRSRHINVSYTLGEIAIDEDVCVHCGLCTGVCPTEALTLHPETYKLTFTRSRCIVCEQCIPSCPVQAISTNL; encoded by the coding sequence GTGAAAAAACGAGTAACACTCACCTTCCCAAAACGCGCCGTGCAAGTGCCTGTCACTTATGTACTAGCCAAAGAGTTCAATGTCGCCGCCAATATTATCCGCGCCCAAGTAGCCCCAAATCAAATTGGCAAGCTGGTAGTGGAACTAGCGGGAGATATCGATCAATTAGATGCTGCTATCGAGTGGATGCGATCGCGCCATATTAACGTTTCTTATACTTTAGGCGAAATTGCTATCGATGAGGATGTGTGTGTCCACTGTGGTTTGTGTACTGGGGTTTGTCCTACGGAAGCCTTGACTCTCCACCCAGAGACGTATAAACTCACATTCACGCGATCGCGTTGTATCGTCTGTGAACAGTGTATCCCCAGTTGTCCCGTACAGGCAATATCGACCAATCTTTAA
- a CDS encoding AIM24 family protein — MSDFSSEPTPELRNPQETFHSGDLTLRVEGEVVPVVDVHLGQQQSIYFEHHILLWKHPNVRLGVKGLKGAAKRFFAGLQIFISEAHGPGNIAFSREAPGQIVVLRLERGQTVDVREHQFLLATSNIEYSFFFQRGLANLFFSRNGGLFIDRFIGQQQGGLLLIHGYGNVFEKYLAPGEVLDVEPGAWLWKDSSVKMETVTALQSSGGIFGAIGVMLGAFHSLSTALLALVVWGYNL; from the coding sequence ATGTCAGATTTCAGTAGCGAACCGACCCCTGAATTGAGAAATCCGCAGGAAACTTTTCATTCAGGTGACTTAACTTTAAGAGTCGAAGGAGAAGTAGTACCTGTAGTAGATGTCCATCTAGGGCAACAGCAATCAATTTACTTTGAACATCATATTCTTCTATGGAAGCACCCTAATGTTCGCCTTGGTGTCAAAGGCTTGAAAGGGGCAGCCAAACGTTTTTTTGCTGGACTGCAAATTTTTATCAGTGAAGCACATGGCCCAGGAAATATCGCTTTCTCCCGCGAGGCACCTGGACAGATTGTAGTACTACGATTGGAGCGTGGACAGACCGTTGATGTCCGCGAACATCAGTTCTTACTAGCTACCAGTAATATTGAGTACAGTTTCTTTTTCCAGCGAGGGTTGGCAAACCTCTTTTTTAGTCGCAATGGTGGTTTATTTATTGACCGCTTTATCGGTCAGCAACAAGGAGGGCTGCTTTTAATCCACGGTTACGGTAATGTTTTTGAAAAGTACCTTGCTCCTGGAGAAGTGCTAGATGTAGAACCAGGAGCATGGTTATGGAAAGATTCATCGGTCAAGATGGAAACAGTGACGGCCCTACAATCCAGTGGCGGTATCTTCGGAGCAATTGGGGTAATGCTTGGGGCATTTCATTCACTCTCAACCGCTTTATTGGCCCTGGTCGTTTGGGGTTACAATCTATGA